TGCGAGCCCGAACTAATTGTAACAATCTTATTACCCATCAGCCCAGCCGTAGATATAGCGGCTACAGCATCTTTCTTTACAAAACGGCTAGCTCTTTCTTCAAGAAGAAGAGTTGTTTTAACAGCAGAATCATTCTCCAGAACTACGTTCTCCACAGTACCAATGTTAATACCTGAAAAACGTACCTGACTACCAATTTGCAGACCTTCTACATTGTTAAAAGTAGCAGTTATACGAATGTTAGAGCCAAATAAATTTTGTCGGGCACCAATAAAAAATATGGCAGCCACAAATATGAGTAACCCAAGGATTACGAATATTCCTAATTTTATATTTTTTCTTTTGCTATCATCCATAGCTTAATGTGTTAAATCATTCAAAAAATGCACGAACCCACTCATCATCGGAATTGGCTAGTTCGTCAAAGCTTCCTTGTATATCCAGGGTTCCATCTCGGAGAATATGGATTCTGTCGGCTGTAAGCTGAGCACTACTGATATCGTGCGTTACAATGATAGAAGTGATATTGTACCGATCTCTCATTTCCATCAGCAGCTTACTGATTTCTTTAGAAGTAACCGGGTCCAAACCTGTAGTAGGTTCATCGTAGAGCATAATTTTAGGACGAAGTATCAGTGTCCTTGCCAGGGCTATTCTTTTCTGCATTCCTCCTGAAAGTTCAGCCGGCATTTTATCAATAGCATCTAATAATCCTACGCTTTTAAGACCTTCTTCTACCAGCTCTTCTATTTCATCTTCAGGTTTGCGCTCTACTTGTCGCTCTAGCGGAAAACGCATGTTATCTCGCACGGTCATAGAGTCGTACAAGGCTCCACCCTGAAAAAGATAGCCTACTTTTCTTCTCAATTCTCTGAGGTCCTCCCCTTCCATATCTTTCAGGTCCTGCCCCAGCACATTCAGTTCGCCTCCATCAGGCTTATGCAAGCCTACCATACTTTTGATGAGTACTGATTTGCCGGTACCAGATTTACCCAGCACTACCATGTTTTCTCCTTCTTTTAGGTCAAAACTGACATCGCTGAGTATTTCCGTATCCCCAAATCCTTTCCTGAAGTGGCGAGCTTTTACCAATACTTTGTCTTGATCTTTCTCAGCCTGCTCTCTGGTCCATAAGTGTACATTCTCTCGCTCCATATCAATTAAAAAATTGTGTCACCTGCACAGCAATGAGGTCAATAATAAATACCATCAGCGAAGCTACTACAACCGCAGAATTTGCAGACATGCCTACCCCCACAGTACCTTTACTGGTAGTATACCCTTTATAACAACCTACCAGAGCGATTGCGAAGCCAAAAAAGAATGACTTTATAGTAGCAGGTACGATATCTATAAAATTGATAGCCGCAATGCTTTCTATAAAAAATAAAGGAAGAGAAATATTACCTTCAATATTAGCTCCCAGATAGGAACCCACCATACCTACAAAATCAGCGTAGAATACGAGCACGGGTAGTGCAACAGTCATGGCTAGTATGCGAGTAACTACAATATATTTGAAAGGGTTAGTACCCGATACTGCCATTGCATCTATTTGCTCGGTAACCTTCATAGAGCCTAGCTCTGCTCCTATACCCGAACCTACCTTTCCGGCACAAATCATAGCCGTAATTACCGGACCAATCTCTCTGATTATGGCCACCGAAACCATAGAAGGGATATAAGATTCTGCGCCAAACTCTACCAGCGTAGGCCGCGTCTGCAAGGTAAATACCATACCCATAATAAAGCTGGAAATGCCCACCAACAGTAGCGAACCATAACCCAGACGGTAT
This window of the Porifericola rhodea genome carries:
- a CDS encoding ABC transporter ATP-binding protein, with translation MERENVHLWTREQAEKDQDKVLVKARHFRKGFGDTEILSDVSFDLKEGENMVVLGKSGTGKSVLIKSMVGLHKPDGGELNVLGQDLKDMEGEDLRELRRKVGYLFQGGALYDSMTVRDNMRFPLERQVERKPEDEIEELVEEGLKSVGLLDAIDKMPAELSGGMQKRIALARTLILRPKIMLYDEPTTGLDPVTSKEISKLLMEMRDRYNITSIIVTHDISSAQLTADRIHILRDGTLDIQGSFDELANSDDEWVRAFFE
- a CDS encoding MlaE family ABC transporter permease — its product is MSRVKEETSTATDKEKKKNKIDYLPEGVQDGLETASGLFQFAVNFFKELFQRPYEFKEVLNQAYRLGYGSLLLVGISSFIMGMVFTLQTRPTLVEFGAESYIPSMVSVAIIREIGPVITAMICAGKVGSGIGAELGSMKVTEQIDAMAVSGTNPFKYIVVTRILAMTVALPVLVFYADFVGMVGSYLGANIEGNISLPLFFIESIAAINFIDIVPATIKSFFFGFAIALVGCYKGYTTSKGTVGVGMSANSAVVVASLMVFIIDLIAVQVTQFFN